The proteins below are encoded in one region of Ferruginibacter lapsinanis:
- a CDS encoding tyrosine-type recombinase/integrase encodes MSANQQSIQSFLDYLKFEKRYSRHTVISYQTDLIAFFDFIELQFGTTDIASIHSSFIRSWLAGLKDQAMESKTINRKISSLKSFFKYQLKKGIVKVSPMTTIISQKVSKRLPQYVEENDIATLFNYVEFPDNWAGRTDRLLLQLFYNTGMRQAELVSLKESNIDKSNSSLKVLGKGNKERVLPVSNELMQSILFYIEAKRTEFEVFDKEVLLINNKGVKLYPKYVYNSVKKYLTEVTTIDKKSPHVLRHSFATHLMNNGADLNAVKELLGHSSLAATQVYTHNTIEKLKDVYKKAHPKA; translated from the coding sequence ATGTCCGCCAATCAACAAAGCATACAGTCATTTTTAGATTACCTTAAATTCGAAAAAAGGTATTCCCGGCATACTGTGATATCCTATCAAACCGATTTGATTGCTTTCTTTGATTTTATTGAGCTGCAATTTGGAACTACAGATATCGCATCCATTCATTCAAGTTTTATTCGAAGTTGGCTTGCCGGTCTTAAGGATCAGGCGATGGAATCAAAAACTATCAACAGGAAAATATCTAGCCTAAAATCCTTTTTTAAATACCAGCTAAAGAAAGGAATCGTGAAGGTTAGCCCTATGACTACGATCATCTCACAAAAAGTAAGCAAACGGCTACCCCAGTATGTGGAAGAGAATGATATCGCCACTTTATTTAATTATGTAGAGTTTCCGGATAACTGGGCGGGGAGAACAGATAGATTACTATTACAGTTATTTTACAATACGGGGATGCGGCAAGCGGAGCTGGTAAGCCTTAAAGAGTCTAATATTGATAAAAGTAACAGTTCATTAAAAGTATTGGGTAAAGGAAATAAAGAAAGGGTATTGCCTGTCAGTAATGAATTAATGCAGTCGATATTATTTTATATAGAAGCCAAAAGAACAGAATTTGAAGTTTTTGATAAAGAAGTATTACTTATAAATAATAAAGGGGTAAAGTTGTATCCTAAATATGTTTACAATTCTGTAAAAAAATATTTAACTGAAGTAACTACTATAGATAAAAAAAGTCCTCACGTTCTACGGCATAGTTTTGCAACACACTTAATGAATAACGGAGCCGATCTAAATGCTGTAAAGGAATTGCTTGGTCACAGCAGCCTAGCCGCTACTCAGGTATACACACACAATACGATCGAAAAATTGAAAGATGTATATAAAAAGGCACATCCAAAAGCTTAA
- the nusG gene encoding transcription termination/antitermination protein NusG, translating into MEEIVTPAAAQVAPEKETRWYVLRVVSGKERKIKEYLDKDIVRNGWVDIIKQVFLPVEKVYKVQAGKKVMRERNFYPGYVMIEVTAGKLNDDIVQHISNISNVMHFLTDGKGSKGNIISLRKAEVNKMLGKVDEMGEAGGVVMSEPFIVGETIKIIDGPFNDFNGVIEEVNDEKKKLKVQVKIFGRATPVELNYMQVEKLS; encoded by the coding sequence ATGGAAGAAATAGTTACACCAGCTGCTGCTCAAGTTGCGCCGGAAAAAGAAACCCGTTGGTATGTTCTACGTGTGGTTAGTGGTAAAGAACGTAAAATTAAAGAGTATCTGGATAAGGATATCGTACGTAATGGCTGGGTTGACATTATTAAACAAGTTTTTTTACCGGTAGAAAAAGTATATAAAGTTCAGGCTGGGAAAAAAGTGATGAGAGAAAGGAATTTCTATCCTGGTTATGTAATGATTGAAGTTACTGCCGGCAAATTGAATGATGATATCGTTCAGCATATCAGCAATATCAGTAATGTAATGCACTTCTTAACCGATGGTAAAGGAAGTAAAGGAAATATCATTTCTTTACGTAAAGCCGAAGTGAATAAAATGTTGGGTAAAGTGGATGAAATGGGAGAAGCAGGAGGTGTTGTGATGAGTGAACCATTTATTGTCGGCGAAACGATCAAAATTATTGATGGGCCATTCAATGACTTTAATGGTGTGATTGAAGAAGTGAATGACGAGAAGAAAAAATTAAAAGTACAGGTGAAAATATTTGGTAGAGCTACACCTGTTGAATTGAATTATATGCAGGTTGAAAAACTTAGCTAG
- a CDS encoding HPF/RaiA family ribosome-associated protein, producing MNVNIQTVHFDADAKLVTYVEKKLSKLFQFHDRITKVDVYLKLDNVVHNIKDKVAEIKVHIPKYDFFVKHSSKSFEESFDEALNSVITQIKRKKERLAA from the coding sequence ATGAACGTAAACATTCAGACTGTGCATTTTGACGCAGACGCAAAATTAGTAACCTATGTAGAAAAAAAACTTTCAAAATTATTCCAATTCCATGATCGAATCACAAAAGTTGATGTGTACTTAAAATTAGATAACGTAGTTCACAACATTAAAGACAAAGTAGCCGAGATTAAAGTTCATATTCCTAAATATGATTTCTTTGTAAAACACTCTTCTAAATCTTTTGAAGAAAGTTTTGATGAGGCTTTAAACTCAGTGATAACACAGATAAAACGAAAAAAAGAAAGACTTGCAGCTTAA
- a CDS encoding riboflavin synthase gives MFTGIIETTGVVKEIILSGTNKTYLIESAIADELKVDQSLAHDGVCLTVEKISNKVHQITAVEETLSKTNLNDWKVGHIVNIERCMLMNGRLDGHIVQGHVDTTAKCVTIAEKNGSWDFSFEFDEKFAALIIEKGSITLNGTSLTVFNVSRKNFTVTIIPYTYHHTNIQYVQLNDQVNIEFDIIGKYLQRTLSLTKTK, from the coding sequence ATGTTTACCGGTATTATTGAAACTACAGGTGTTGTAAAAGAGATAATTCTTTCGGGTACCAACAAGACCTATCTTATCGAATCGGCCATTGCTGATGAACTTAAAGTTGATCAGAGCCTGGCTCATGACGGCGTATGCCTCACCGTAGAGAAAATCAGCAACAAAGTACACCAAATAACAGCGGTGGAAGAAACTCTATCTAAAACCAACCTGAACGATTGGAAAGTTGGGCATATTGTGAATATTGAGCGATGTATGCTAATGAATGGGCGACTGGATGGACATATTGTACAAGGCCATGTTGATACTACAGCTAAATGTGTTACAATTGCAGAAAAAAATGGCAGTTGGGACTTTAGTTTCGAATTTGACGAAAAATTCGCTGCCCTCATCATTGAGAAAGGTTCTATTACATTAAATGGAACCAGTCTTACTGTTTTTAATGTTTCTAGAAAAAATTTCACAGTAACCATTATACCTTATACTTACCATCATACCAACATACAATATGTACAACTGAATGACCAGGTAAATATTGAATTTGATATTATAGGTAAATACTTACAACGAACCTTAAGCCTTACAAAAACGAAGTAA
- a CDS encoding acyltransferase family protein, protein MYNNNFNFLRLLGAILVIFSHSFYVAGEVYNEPVNAITNGQFEASAFGLSIFFFISGLLVTKSALDSRNVIVFLRKRIYRIYPALVALVLISVFIIGPIFTQLSVFDYFANSDTWKYLYTMTGFRIRMNLPGVFTDNFYNTHSFNASLWSIEVELFLYLSLALFLFLGMLKRKKLFAYIAALVMIICILLLAFKPNTDGNLHRHLNLICIFYLGCFVAVVKLNQQQVLLILFSSAAAYMLFRLINLPNFDPSFLLLPLLSLPVYLFGFSNLIKLWIKKDLSYGLYIFAFPVQQMLFKISSFPISAYGLFYLTLLITTGLAMASWAYIEKPFILMKNKKR, encoded by the coding sequence TTGTACAATAATAATTTTAATTTTTTACGATTACTTGGGGCAATACTTGTAATCTTTTCTCATTCATTTTATGTGGCGGGAGAAGTATACAACGAACCGGTAAATGCCATAACCAATGGTCAATTTGAAGCCTCAGCATTTGGATTGAGTATTTTTTTCTTTATCAGCGGATTGCTTGTTACAAAAAGTGCGTTAGATTCGAGAAATGTAATTGTCTTTTTACGAAAGAGAATATACAGGATATACCCTGCCTTAGTAGCGCTGGTATTGATCAGTGTTTTCATTATCGGGCCAATTTTCACCCAGTTAAGTGTATTTGATTATTTCGCAAATAGCGATACCTGGAAGTACTTATATACAATGACAGGATTCAGGATCCGGATGAATCTGCCAGGAGTTTTCACTGATAATTTTTATAATACACATAGCTTTAATGCATCACTTTGGAGTATTGAGGTGGAACTTTTCCTATATCTGTCTTTAGCACTTTTTCTTTTCCTGGGAATGCTAAAGAGAAAAAAGCTTTTTGCATATATCGCTGCGTTGGTCATGATCATATGCATCTTATTACTGGCATTTAAACCTAATACTGACGGAAATTTGCACAGACATCTTAATCTTATCTGTATTTTTTATCTGGGCTGTTTTGTGGCCGTTGTTAAATTAAATCAACAGCAAGTTCTTTTAATCTTATTTTCTTCTGCAGCTGCATATATGCTTTTCAGGCTGATCAATTTACCAAACTTCGACCCGTCATTTCTATTATTACCGCTGCTTTCATTGCCAGTTTATTTGTTTGGGTTTTCCAATTTAATAAAGCTATGGATCAAAAAAGACCTGTCATACGGATTATACATTTTTGCCTTTCCGGTACAGCAAATGTTATTTAAGATCTCAAGTTTTCCCATTTCTGCGTATGGGTTATTCTATCTTACTTTATTAATTACTACCGGATTGGCCATGGCCTCATGGGCTTATATTGAAAAGCCATTTATACTGATGAAGAATAAAAAAAGATAG
- a CDS encoding TolC family protein, which translates to MTLYRNLFLLIVTCICLNSFAQEQPTKTLNAEQLMDLVRNFHPVAKLAGINIDKSKADIITARAGFDPIVNTYIADKTFDGVNYYRDISPEIKIPTWYGIDILAGTEDLSGDRVDPTQSKGQSNYIGVNIPILKNLLIDKRRAFLQQAKIFNSLASVEQRAAINDLLLNALETYWQWVKTYQTYVVIKNNVATNQKRLELVRKSFFNGELAAIDTTEALAQLQNFQLMQNNAWLEFQNTGLQLSAYLWLKNNEPYQLPETIIPQDNWDNETAIANFNVSLPDLLATADKYHPELKKYVYKLDILNIDKKLKFQDLLPKLDFRYNHLGKGYNFANTISKASLFQNNYQYNVKFEIPIRLSEGRGNYKKAKLKIEETKLELGQKRRYIELKIKSYYNEFITLKEQVILQSKNYSNYQKMLEAEEIKFFNGESSLFLINSRENKSLEALEKLIVLKTKYYKSIYALQWSAGLLQ; encoded by the coding sequence ATGACACTTTATAGGAATTTATTTTTATTGATCGTTACATGCATTTGCCTCAATAGCTTTGCCCAAGAGCAGCCGACTAAAACGTTGAATGCAGAGCAGCTAATGGATTTAGTCCGAAATTTTCATCCTGTTGCAAAACTCGCCGGCATTAATATAGACAAATCAAAAGCAGATATCATTACTGCACGTGCAGGCTTCGACCCTATTGTTAATACATATATAGCTGATAAAACATTTGATGGCGTTAATTATTACAGGGACATCTCTCCTGAAATTAAAATACCCACCTGGTATGGGATAGACATTTTAGCAGGAACTGAAGACCTTTCGGGGGATAGAGTTGATCCTACGCAAAGCAAGGGACAAAGTAATTACATTGGTGTTAATATCCCCATACTAAAAAATCTTTTGATTGATAAACGAAGGGCCTTCTTACAACAAGCTAAAATATTTAATTCGCTTGCCAGTGTTGAACAAAGAGCCGCCATTAATGATCTTTTATTAAATGCTTTAGAAACTTATTGGCAATGGGTGAAGACTTATCAAACGTATGTTGTAATAAAAAATAATGTAGCGACTAATCAAAAACGATTGGAACTGGTTCGCAAATCTTTCTTCAATGGAGAATTAGCAGCAATAGATACTACTGAAGCTTTGGCTCAGTTACAAAATTTTCAATTAATGCAAAACAATGCCTGGCTGGAGTTTCAGAATACAGGCCTGCAATTATCAGCCTACTTATGGCTAAAAAATAATGAACCGTATCAACTACCGGAAACCATTATCCCTCAGGATAATTGGGATAATGAAACAGCTATCGCCAATTTCAATGTATCATTACCCGATTTGTTAGCAACGGCTGACAAGTATCATCCCGAATTAAAAAAATATGTGTACAAATTAGACATACTCAATATCGATAAGAAATTAAAATTTCAGGACCTGTTGCCCAAACTTGATTTTAGATATAACCATTTAGGCAAAGGGTACAATTTTGCAAATACTATCTCTAAAGCTTCCTTATTTCAAAATAATTATCAATACAACGTAAAATTTGAAATACCCATAAGGTTATCTGAAGGAAGAGGAAATTACAAAAAAGCGAAATTAAAAATCGAAGAAACAAAACTGGAACTAGGGCAAAAAAGACGATATATAGAGTTGAAGATCAAAAGTTATTATAACGAATTTATTACGTTGAAAGAGCAAGTAATCCTACAAAGTAAAAATTATTCGAATTATCAAAAAATGCTGGAAGCAGAGGAGATTAAATTTTTTAATGGAGAAAGCTCTTTATTCTTGATAAACAGTCGTGAGAATAAAAGTCTGGAAGCTTTAGAAAAACTTATTGTTTTAAAAACAAAATATTACAAATCTATATATGCCCTGCAATGGAGTGCAGGGCTACTACAATAA
- the rpsU gene encoding 30S ribosomal protein S21, giving the protein MLIIDSKDCENIDKALKKYKKKFEKSRVLLQLRDRQSFTKPSIRRRTQVLKAVYKQNIAIGKIDI; this is encoded by the coding sequence ATGTTAATTATCGATTCTAAAGATTGCGAAAACATAGACAAGGCTTTAAAGAAGTACAAAAAGAAATTCGAAAAAAGCCGTGTTTTATTACAGTTAAGAGACAGACAGTCTTTTACTAAACCGTCTATCAGACGCAGAACTCAAGTGTTAAAAGCTGTTTACAAACAGAATATAGCAATTGGTAAAATAGACATCTAA
- the secE gene encoding preprotein translocase subunit SecE, which yields MNKLTTYLKDSYKELVEKVTWPGWEQLQQSTMIVLGATLFITAIVALMDFVANGSLKFIYSLFKN from the coding sequence ATGAACAAATTAACAACATACCTGAAAGACTCTTACAAGGAGTTGGTAGAAAAAGTAACTTGGCCTGGTTGGGAACAACTGCAGCAGTCAACAATGATTGTTTTAGGTGCAACCTTATTCATTACGGCTATTGTTGCTTTAATGGATTTTGTGGCTAATGGATCTTTAAAATTTATTTACTCTTTATTTAAAAACTAA
- a CDS encoding acyltransferase family protein: MSAKVHFSGLDGLRFISITFVVLHHLFTFKANFGFTAIDLPVLGTIGYYGIQFFFAGSGFLITYLLLREYGKYNTISLRSFYARRILRIWPAYYLLIILALVVVLKYPFFNIPDLTDTYLQSNFQKGNLLYFLFLPHIVPFSFPTTPYVHQTYTIGIEEQFYFIWGMIFFLIPKLTKRVFIGVLLGIVVINFSHDYFYEVLKKMEHIKAVDIFLRTATYIKYCRFSTFAIGSLFAFAFFQHKKWIQVFKSVYFQLFVYALLVSSIWFDLYIPYCRDEYISLIMLCVFGIAAFKETSIINYSASWLSFLGKVSYGIYLFHIFAIIFAIKICNNVFHLSFDNYTGMSLLIIVAMLLSVLFGIISYYTIEKFFLQIKKRFEKV, translated from the coding sequence ATGAGCGCAAAAGTACATTTCTCGGGATTAGACGGCTTGCGATTTATATCCATCACTTTTGTGGTGCTTCATCATCTCTTCACATTTAAAGCTAATTTCGGTTTTACGGCCATTGATCTTCCTGTGTTAGGAACAATAGGATATTACGGAATACAGTTTTTTTTTGCAGGAAGCGGTTTTCTAATAACCTATCTATTACTAAGAGAATATGGTAAATATAATACAATCTCATTAAGGTCTTTCTATGCCAGGCGTATACTAAGGATATGGCCTGCTTATTATTTATTGATCATACTGGCATTAGTTGTTGTATTAAAATACCCCTTTTTTAATATCCCCGATCTAACAGATACTTATCTGCAAAGCAATTTTCAAAAAGGCAATTTATTGTATTTTTTATTTTTGCCTCATATTGTACCTTTTAGTTTTCCCACTACTCCGTATGTACATCAAACTTATACAATAGGTATAGAGGAGCAGTTTTATTTTATTTGGGGGATGATATTTTTTCTTATTCCGAAACTGACCAAAAGGGTTTTTATCGGCGTGCTATTGGGTATTGTAGTAATAAATTTTTCGCATGATTATTTTTATGAAGTACTGAAGAAAATGGAGCACATAAAGGCAGTAGATATTTTTCTTCGAACGGCCACCTATATTAAATATTGCCGGTTTTCTACCTTTGCGATAGGATCACTTTTTGCGTTTGCTTTTTTTCAACATAAAAAATGGATACAAGTATTTAAGTCTGTTTATTTTCAGCTATTCGTTTATGCTTTACTGGTAAGTAGCATCTGGTTCGATTTGTATATTCCCTATTGCAGGGATGAATATATATCCTTAATAATGCTTTGTGTTTTTGGGATAGCTGCTTTCAAAGAAACTTCTATAATAAACTACAGTGCCAGCTGGCTTTCTTTTTTGGGTAAAGTATCTTATGGTATTTACCTGTTCCACATTTTTGCAATAATATTTGCCATTAAAATATGCAACAATGTTTTTCATTTAAGTTTCGATAACTACACAGGTATGTCATTGCTGATCATTGTGGCAATGTTGCTATCTGTTTTATTTGGAATTATATCTTATTATACGATAGAAAAATTCTTTTTGCAGATCAAGAAACGCTTTGAAAAAGTTTAA
- a CDS encoding voltage-gated chloride channel family protein has translation MQQLKNSFEQSAIVKYIIRWTALVLPVSFIIGSLVALFLWLLDKATAIRYQNEWLLFLLPLAGILIYFIYKYLGGNAEAGNNLIMEEIHEPGGGVPKRMTPLVLITTIITHLFGGSAGREGTAVQMGGSIAALFARWFRLDKQDVKILLMAGIAAGFGAVFGTPVTGAVFALEVLAIGKINHNALFPCFMASVLADITCAAYGIHHTAYHISLSQAIDGFSLQHFNISLLIKVAGAGVLFGLAGFLFAELSHTIKNYSNRFIPTKWLIPAIGGLIIIGLTYAVGTRDYLGLGVTNPDANAVTIVSSFKEGGATYFSWFWKILFTAITIGMGFKGGEVTPLFFIGAALGNTIAILTGAPVDLMAGLGFIAVFAAATNTPIACTIMGAELFGGEYILYYAIACFTAYYFSGHSGIYAAQRLGVSKISHEEAPSDQTLKEIRDKRIKK, from the coding sequence ATGCAGCAACTTAAAAACTCATTTGAACAATCAGCCATTGTAAAATATATTATAAGGTGGACAGCCTTGGTACTTCCTGTTTCATTTATTATAGGCTCTCTGGTGGCATTATTTTTATGGTTACTGGATAAGGCCACGGCAATCCGTTACCAGAACGAATGGCTGTTATTTCTTCTACCCTTGGCCGGTATACTCATCTATTTTATTTATAAGTATCTCGGAGGAAATGCAGAAGCGGGCAATAACCTCATCATGGAAGAAATACATGAGCCTGGAGGAGGTGTTCCAAAGCGCATGACGCCCCTTGTTTTGATCACTACGATCATTACACATCTTTTTGGAGGATCTGCCGGAAGAGAAGGTACAGCGGTTCAAATGGGAGGAAGTATTGCTGCGTTATTTGCCCGTTGGTTTAGATTAGACAAACAGGATGTAAAAATATTGTTGATGGCCGGTATTGCTGCCGGTTTTGGAGCAGTATTTGGTACGCCTGTTACCGGAGCTGTCTTTGCCCTGGAAGTATTAGCTATAGGCAAGATCAATCACAATGCCTTGTTTCCTTGTTTTATGGCAAGCGTATTGGCTGATATAACCTGTGCTGCTTATGGTATACATCATACGGCCTATCATATCAGTTTAAGTCAGGCTATTGATGGCTTTTCATTACAGCATTTTAATATCAGCCTGCTCATAAAAGTTGCCGGAGCAGGAGTTCTTTTTGGACTAGCAGGTTTTTTATTTGCTGAACTATCACATACTATAAAAAATTACAGCAATCGCTTTATACCAACAAAATGGTTAATTCCTGCGATCGGCGGTTTGATCATTATTGGATTAACTTATGCGGTAGGCACAAGAGATTATTTAGGATTGGGTGTAACTAACCCTGATGCAAATGCGGTCACCATAGTCTCTTCATTTAAAGAAGGTGGGGCTACTTACTTCAGTTGGTTCTGGAAAATATTGTTTACAGCTATCACCATAGGAATGGGTTTTAAAGGTGGGGAGGTAACTCCCTTATTCTTTATCGGCGCCGCACTTGGCAATACCATCGCTATACTTACCGGCGCTCCAGTAGACCTGATGGCTGGACTGGGCTTTATTGCCGTATTTGCTGCAGCCACCAATACCCCCATTGCCTGTACCATAATGGGGGCAGAACTTTTTGGAGGCGAGTATATTCTATATTATGCAATTGCCTGTTTTACTGCATATTATTTTAGCGGACACTCAGGCATATACGCAGCTCAACGTTTGGGCGTATCCAAAATATCACATGAAGAAGCTCCTTCAGATCAAACACTAAAAGAGATCAGAGATAAAAGGATCAAAAAGTAA
- the tuf gene encoding elongation factor Tu has protein sequence MAKESFKRDKPHLNVGTIGHVDHGKTTLTAAITDVLSKRGLAEKKNYDDIDGAPEEKERGITINTAHVEYATAARHYAHVDCPGHADYVKNMITGAAQMDGAILVVAATDGPMPQTKEHILLARQVGVPQIVVFMNKVDLVDDPELLELVEMEIRELLSSYGFDGDNTPIIQGSATGALAGEEKWIAKINELMDAVDSYIPLPPRLVDLPFLMSVEDVFSITGRGTVATGRIERGRIKVGEAIEIVGLMEKPLASTVTGVEMFKKLLDEGEAGDNAGLLLRGIEKTQIRRGMVLCKPGSITPHTEFKGEVYVLSKEEGGRHTPFFNKYRPQFYFRTTDVTGEVTLNAGTEMVMPGDNTSLNVVLIQPIAMEKGLKFAIREGGRTVGAGQVTEIVK, from the coding sequence ATGGCAAAAGAATCTTTCAAAAGGGATAAACCCCATTTAAACGTTGGTACTATTGGTCACGTGGATCACGGTAAAACAACACTTACAGCCGCTATAACCGATGTTTTGTCAAAAAGAGGTTTAGCGGAAAAAAAGAATTATGATGATATTGATGGAGCTCCGGAAGAAAAAGAAAGGGGTATTACCATTAATACAGCTCACGTTGAGTATGCTACTGCTGCTCGTCACTACGCTCACGTAGATTGTCCGGGTCACGCCGATTATGTTAAGAACATGATCACTGGTGCTGCTCAAATGGATGGTGCTATCTTGGTTGTGGCTGCAACTGATGGTCCTATGCCTCAAACTAAAGAGCACATCTTGTTGGCTCGTCAGGTAGGTGTACCTCAAATCGTTGTTTTCATGAACAAAGTTGATTTGGTAGATGATCCTGAATTATTAGAATTAGTTGAAATGGAAATCCGTGAGTTGTTAAGCTCATATGGTTTTGATGGTGATAATACTCCAATCATCCAAGGTTCTGCAACTGGCGCTTTAGCTGGTGAAGAAAAATGGATCGCTAAAATTAACGAGTTGATGGATGCTGTTGATAGCTACATTCCTCTTCCTCCACGTTTAGTTGATTTACCTTTCTTGATGAGTGTTGAGGATGTATTCTCTATCACTGGTCGTGGTACCGTTGCTACTGGTCGTATCGAAAGAGGCCGTATCAAAGTTGGTGAAGCGATTGAAATTGTAGGTTTAATGGAAAAACCATTAGCATCTACAGTTACTGGTGTTGAGATGTTCAAAAAATTATTAGATGAAGGGGAAGCTGGTGATAACGCAGGTCTTTTATTACGTGGTATTGAGAAAACTCAAATCCGTCGTGGTATGGTTCTTTGCAAACCAGGTTCTATCACTCCACACACTGAATTTAAAGGTGAAGTTTACGTATTAAGCAAAGAAGAAGGTGGACGTCATACTCCATTCTTCAATAAATACCGTCCTCAATTCTATTTCCGTACTACTGACGTAACTGGTGAAGTTACTTTAAATGCTGGTACTGAAATGGTTATGCCTGGTGATAACACATCATTAAATGTTGTGTTGATTCAACCAATCGCAATGGAAAAAGGTTTGAAATTTGCGATTCGTGAAGGTGGCCGTACCGTAGGTGCTGGTCAGGTTACTGAAATCGTTAAATAA